Part of the Eleginops maclovinus isolate JMC-PN-2008 ecotype Puerto Natales chromosome 3, JC_Emac_rtc_rv5, whole genome shotgun sequence genome is shown below.
ggggggggggggggacaaaaaaACCTGAGCTCTTGCATAAATTGTCCTCGTCttcctttgtcctgtgccagcTCGACTTGTGtcgatttaaaatgttgaactcTGTCCGGAGACGAGCATTTGCGCCACGTTCAAAACCACTTCTTACCACGTGTCCGGAGGGTAGCTGGCCAACGTGCCGTTAGCCACGAAGCTGGAAGAGCCTCCTCCATCCAGATTGATGGCGTTGATCACCCCGTTATTCTTCAGGAAGTCTGCCACCTCCCAGAGACTCATACTGCCAAacatcaccaaacacaaatcagactgtagttcacctgcagtaaatccagcagctaccctgcagtatacaaagccattcaaactagctgcacctttaccagctctgagaacactttaatgatcaatcattataaaacatatcagagatattattctgaaatggaccaatcagacaatgactacttttactgtcactactttaagtacatttagaggagagtactttctactttcactggaggaacatttagaatactttcactgtgacagagtattcctacactctggtacttctactttactcagtacaagacctgagtacttctactttactcaagtacaagacctgagtacttctactttactcaagtacaagatctgagtacttctacttactcaagtacaagatctgagtacttctactttactaaagtacaagatctgagtacttctactttactcaagtacaagatctgagtacttctactttactaaagtacaagatctgagtacttctactttactcaagtacaagacctgagtacttctactttactcaagtacaagatctgagtacttctactttactcaagtacaagatctgagtacttctactttactcaagtacaagacctgagtacttctactttactcaagtacaagatctgagtacttctactttactaaagtacaagatctgagtacttctactttactaaagtacaagatctgagtacttctactttactcaagtacaagacctgagtacttctactttactcaagtacaagacctgagtacttctactttactcaagtacaaggtctgagtacttctactttactcaagtaccagatctgagtacttctactttactaaagtacaaggtctgagtacttctactcaagtaccagatctgagtacttctactttactcaagtaccagatctgagtacttctactttactcaagtacaagatctgagtacttctactttactcaagtacaagatctgagtacttctactttactcaagtacaagacctgagtacttctactttactcaagtacaagacctgagtacttctactttactcaagtacaagacctgagtacttctactttattcaagtacagacctgagtactcctccctcctctggtTATGAAGGACTGAGACTGaatctcctccctctctcctcagtgAAAGTCCACctatcaaaatatacttaaggtTCGAAAAGTGGAATTAATAAATATGCAGCTTGGTCATTTACAGAATTATATATTAGACGTGAAGGTATTCTGATGTGATGATGTGTCGCAGCTGGTGAAGGTGGCCCTCATTGATATTACTTGATATACTGCTGCTGAAATCCTAACCTATACTTATACGTCCATGTTTAATTATTGGTGGACTTCTTGTACGTGTCTCTGTATGAGTACAGGATAAGTGGGTGTatatagtacttgagtaaatgtacttgattACAGTCCAGCTCTGGCTCTAATACACACAGGATCGATGTGAAGAAGTGTTACCCTCTTTTGTGGGTCTGTCCGTCCACGTGAAACAGGACCACGTTGCCGTTGACGTCGTGACCGACCGCCGTCCTCGCTGAGCGCACGTCCACAAAATCTCCAAACAGCTCTGTCcgaatataaaacatgtttctttcagGTTCAAAACTTCAACAGATGATATACCTGGCTGGAGGGAAAACATGTGACATCTGTGTGAGTGTCTTTCGCTCTCAGACAAGTTGCTACCAAAGCTTTGACTTTTAGTGGATGCTTTTCTTCTGCTTTACCAATGTCGACTATCTCGTCGCACTCGGCCTTCAGACTCTGGTTGATGTAAACCTCTCCGTTCCTTAGCAACCACACCACGCCGCTGACCAGCTGCTCGAACGGGTTGGACTGATCCAGAACATCCTCCTGAGACAGATACCTGAAGGGACGCTTAGTTAGAATGACACGCCGCTGGGACGCCCTGTATCAGTTTGAGTCTACGGTATATTTAGAATATATTCGCTGCTCGGCCCCGGTGATTATACCTGCAGAACACAGGTGTTGCTGGTTTGGATTCAGGGATTTGCTAGTTAGTCAGCATTGATGTTAGACTTCCATGAATCCTCATATCATCTTTCATTTCTCGCAGAGGTTAATGAATAGTGGTgaggaaaaagtgtttttttgacaattcaAACTGGCGGAACTTAGAGCCTTTAAACTGGAAGTGGGCCAATGGCCGTGGCTACATAAGGTGGGTAATTGTTTTACCCAAGCCTCTAGGAAGGGCGGCGGATATGCAATCCAATTTACGTAGTGTCCAAATGGCAGTACTAAACCTTCCGTGTTAGTCCGTGACATCATTGGGCCCAAACATacttttttcccattgactaacattgggaaagagacgtctgtaacTCAGCGTATAGTTTAATTTACCCAGACAGATCACTTCTCCAGCCCGTTTTAATCATAAGGGTCTCAAAGTTCTAGAATGCGCTTTAATCTGcgctctttatacatccatgggcCTCATAAGGGTAATGCTTACCCGAACACCAGGGTGCCATCCTTCCGGATGCCAAACTGAGCATTCTGCACCCCCCTGCTGTCCCTCACCATCCAGCCGTCGCTCACCACGTTGCCCAAGCACTCGTCGGAAGTGATGTTGAAGAAGCCGGCGTTCTGGGCGTACAAACACCCGGCAGGCGCCACCGTCTCCTCCACCGTCACCCTGGGGCTCTTCTCACAGCCGCCCGGCCCGCCCGGCTCCAACACTGACAGCGTCCTCAGCGGGTCTCGAACCACCGTCACGTGACCTGGAGACGGAGGAGAGGAGTGAACGAGCTGGTGTCACCAGGTTACATGATAcaggattacgtaatcaggatacaaaaaacaactgtactcccttacagttacataaagaaagaggtaatcagattactgtaaaCAAAGACATAAACAGGGATTACTTGCGGGaaaacaatcaatcaacaaAGATCTATATTACAGACGCACTGCATGAAtgttgaggtaatccaaaagtgaCGGAaggtaatcagattacattacttTTACATTGTGATACTTAGCTTATATTGTACACGTTTTGTGTGACTGTCTGTCCTGTTCGTTTATGACATTTTGGGACCATGTTGCAAACAACTGTTcatattttgcatgtttttttcagcatggatgtataaagagaactgtgCAAAATATGGCCAAAATTGCCAATAAGATCCTACATTTCCAAAGCCTTTTGTTTTAGGATATAACTTCAAGAGGCTTCTCTACCATGCTTCATATAGTTACCACATTTCAGACTTTCATGTGAAACCACAACGAGGAGCTCAATTTCAGCAATTTAGTAGGGACCGTTGTAGGGCCTTTTCAATTTTCATCTTTCCTgaacatttttccaaataaaatcaGCTTTAGAAGCACGTAAAGGCCCCATGACCGCGATTTAATTTGGGTTTAAAATAGTAATAACAAATCCGTCCATTTTAGTAATAGACAAGAGCAGCGCTACGTCACAGCCCGGCCAAATGCGGGCCCCGCCCACTATCTGGTGAAGACAAAGATTTGGCGCGAAGCAGAAGAGGTATCTTCATCCTGCCTGACGCTGAGCATCACTGCAGCCTCCAGCACTGACCGTAGACCCAGCGGGAGTTCACGGCGCCGCCTGGCATGTCGGATATGAACACGCTGGACTGGGCCACTGGGAGTGTGTTCTGGCTACTGGACGGCCAGGTCTCAAACGTCTTTGTACCGTACGTCACGGATTGGCAGTCCCTCACGTGGCGATGGGAGTGGGTGGGACCATGGCCCTTGGCGTATGGCAGCAGAACGTCTACATCTGTGGAGACGCTGTGGAGAGAAATTCATGCTATGTTTTATTAGCATTCAGTTAGCATAGCATTAGCTGTCTGGATGATTCTTTTCCGGGATTCAGTTCGCGTCGGTCAGTTCGCCAAGAAGAATGGTTCGTTCGCTCCGTCGCGTTTCCAGTACAACGTCATTCAGCGGGGACTCATGGAATGCACGGCTCTCAGCTCCTCGTTCGCAAACGATCGTGgaaacagtcaacacaacacCGTAGTTCAAGGCAAATACATAGCTGCAACTTCATGGTTATGTGTACTTTTAGACAACACACCAGTGGCTAATGTGTGTATTCACCTTGACATGTATTGAGGGTAAATGGAGTAGACTACGACTATCAGctaattcattattttcatttgttttgttctctctcAGAAAAGGccactaaataaagaaataaagaccCAATATGccaacaaacatatttaaaagcttGGCAGAAAGATTATATTGATGAAAAGGTTTGAAGTCCCCATTTGGCCTACCAGGCTAGCGCGACAGTAAAGCCATAATCACTCTGGGGCTGGACTACCAGCCAAGAGTGACTGACTGAACGAGAACGACGAGAGAGGAATACACGAGAATAATTCCTGTCTCTCAGTGGCTAGACTCAGACTCAACAAACAACAGCATAGGATTGGCACAGCGACTAGTCCGTGGGAGGACGAACGAACGAGAGGAAGGTGAATCGACGAATCAGGTCAGTTCGTTCGTTTCAAAGAGTCGTTCGTTCGAACTGATCGTTGCCGAACGACCCATCTGTATTCTATAGTCCTTCAACCTGTAGATCTGAAGGGCCTTTAccctttcaaataaaatcagcaCAAATACTCTTTGATGATATATTTTCAGGATAAATCCCACCGTAACTTATGTTAGAGTAAAGTAGCTAACATCTCACCGTGCCTTTGTGATTCCCAGCTGCCAAACCTGGAGACCAGTCAGCACCATCAGGAGCCGCCAGCGCTGGAGCGAGGCTGAACTTGTTGCCATATTTTTGGGATTCTAAAACCAGggacacacactgactgaatGCCTACTTAAACACACTGTGAAGACACGTCCTGTCCGGATTAACCAGTTTAACATCTCTACATGCCTTCCACATTCCTCAATGGGGACAGGCAGGGACATAATAGGTGGAAGGAATCTAAGAATATACACATATGAATATGTAGGAGACTGAGTACACTGACACTGCTGActgcaattaaatgtattacttcAAAACAATTGGCATgactgtatcaggttagttgagAGCAATAttattacgtttaaataaaatatatgttcaaCTTAAAATTATTGCTTTGAACTAACGTAATACCTCCTATATACAGAGCATCTAGTGAGCAGTGTAGGGAGCGGTGCCTTGCTTATGGACACCTTGGTAGCTCTTGGTCATTTGAGGACCGTTGGCCTCTGTTGGCTATTGACTTCACCAACACCATATTTTCTAATTGAAAGCATCCTGTTGGAGCTTAATACATGTATCTATATGAtttaatgtttaaacatttagtttgtttattataaatgcACCTTTTTATTCAAGTTCATGGAAGtagtttttttaatgcttttattttgaaggctgcTTTGGGCACGGGGTGATTGGGATATTGGTGGTGGTGGGATTATCACCAGAATGGCACATAGGTTTTTACCAAGGTTACAGGAAAGCCATAGGACAGGAATAAATAGGGAACCTGTTCtctgtacttttgttttatgATATTGGATCATTGGAAACACACTCTGCCTGAACGTGGATCATTTGGATGAATTCACTGACTGGTGCCTCAGCGGCCgatttattttgagttaattttctgatttatttcccTATGATTTCGGCCGATGACACatcctaaaatgtgtttgtaatttgttttgtaGTTCTGGGCCCGATGACGTCACGGGTTGACACGGAAGTTGTAGAAGCGCCTTGTGTGCGCACGGAATGTTTTGAACGAGACACACGGGTGAAAGTTGAAGGGGAAACATGGCTGCAGGAATCAGTGCTAAACATGGATTATTGAGCAGGAAAACGTCGCTTTTTCTCACTGTTCACAGACAGATCTCAGCCAGCAGTGTTTGTCTCCACAGAGCGGAGACCAGCGCGGAAAAAACAGCTCAAATCAACGAGAAGATCTGCCTGGACCTGGTCAGGTGGGTCTGACAGCACCTGATGCTAACAACACAACTAAAGCTAATCTACATTTATAGATTACATCACAGATGGGTCTGACGACACTCACTGCACTTCAGGAcaatttttaaaatactttacttgagtatttccatatATCCATCCAGTATCTACATGTATCTAacccctttagtttctttacagatctgattaatataatcaacccttaaatcagactgtagttcacctgcagtaaatccagcagctaccctgcagtatacaaagccattcaaactagctgcacctttaccagctctgagaacactttaatgatcaatcattataaaacatatcagagatattattctgaaatggaccaatcagacaatgactacttttactgtcgctactttaagtacatttagaggagagtactttctactttcactggaggaacatttagaatacttttactgtgacagagtattcctacactctggtacttctactttactcaagtacaagacctgagtacttctactttactcagtacaagatctgagtacttctactttactcaagtacaagacctgagtacttctactttactcaagaacaagacctgagtacttctactttactcagtacaagacctgagtacttctactttactcaagtacaagacctgagtacttctactttactcaagtacaagatctgagtacttctactttactcaagtacaagatctgagtacttctactttactcaagtacaagacctgagtacttctactttactcaagtacaagacctgagtacttctactttactcaagaacaagacctgagtacttctactttactcaagtacaagacctgagtacttctactttactcaagtacaagatctgagtacttctactttactcaattacaagacctgagtacttctactttactcaagtacaagacctgagtacttctactttactcaagaacaagacctgagtacttctactttactcaagtacaagacctgagtacttctactttactcaagtacaagacctgagtacttctactttactcaagtacagacctgagtacttctactttactcaagtacagacctgagtacttctacttttactcaattacagacctgagtactcctccctccctctggtTATGAAGGACTGAGACTGaatctcctccctctctcctcaggTCTAGAGACTATGACGGCTTCGTGTCCTCGCTGCTGCTCCCGGAGGAGGCGCGGCGCTCCTCTCTGGCTCTGAGAGCCTTCAATGTGGAGCTGGCTCAGGCAGGTAGTCCAACAGCAGCCAGGAGAGAATACTCACAGTACTGCTGATATTACTGCATAATCTACATCAGTGGAAATAAATTGCAATCCCTAATCTTTCTACGTACCCCCTGCAATTCCCTTAAGTACCCCTATGGGGCCCCGTATCCCCAGTTATGAACCACTGATCTACATTACTACTGCACGTGTTACTGTATATACTACATTATTACTGAGACTACTGCTCGTGTTACTGTATATACTACATTGTTACTGAGACTACTGCACGTATTACTGTATATACTACATTATTACTGAGACTACTGCTCGTGTTACTGTATATACTACATTGTTACTGAGACTACTGCTCGTGTTACTGTATATACTACATTATTACTGAGACTACTGCACGTGTTACTGTATATACTACATTATTACTGAGACTACTGCACGTATTACTGTATATACTACATTATTACTGAGACTACTGCACGTGTTACTGTATATACTACATTATTACTGAGACTACTGCACGTATTACTGTATATACTACATTATTACTGAGACTACTGCTCGTGTTACTGTATATACTACATAACTACTTACAATACTGCACTCATATGTGTATTAAACTTTCCAAAATATAAGTACTTATGTTGTGTAACGGCCCATGTCAGAATCAAATATACGAAATGACTGGATtgtgattattgatgcattcatgtgttcatcacagctggtaaaggtgcgGCTGATTTAaattcattacatttctttattcctTTTCAATAAGCTCGTCAAAGATTGAggattttatttagttttgttctcCACCAGGTGAAGGACTCCGTTTCCCAGAAGTCCATTGGTCTGATGCGGATGCAGTTCTGGAGGACAGCGATCGAGGAAATCTACAGAGACGATCCCCCGAACCAGCCCGTCAGCGCTGAGCTGTGGAGGGTAAATAAATAagatgaaataaatagatatattCCGGAATTCTTTTCAGAATTTTGACATATTCCTGAATTTGGGTTTTTCTCTGAATTGAAAATCTGTTCTCagtattttgactttttctcaaaatgtttatattttttcagatatttgatttttattctgaagtttgactttttttggaattgtcttttttttctcagagctTTAATATGTTTCTGAATCTAGAGCGGTGGAGGGTTCTCATTTTGACCTTTTTCCTCAGAATTTAAATCTTaaacttgaaatattttaaccttttaaaacatctccaagaattctgacttttgtcTGGCCATATTTGAATGTTCTTTTTGCGATCTGAACAAGAGCATTTTTTTGTGTGAGTCTTGGATTCAATTCTAAATTCagagaaaaagtgaaacataGAAAACGTGAACATTCAGTTTAAATCCATTTTCTcagaaattgatttttttacGGAGTTTTACTTTCTTCTTTgaattaagatttattttagaatatcgatttttttttttctctgaattgtAATCTTTtgccaaggggcgggacatatcaAGCAGTGGACCGGTCACAACAGGATTGGCcatccaaccaatcagagcagactttgCTCTGggttcagacagaggatgaaaagaggtgctgcagcacaggcagtatgagaaacatacagagccttttgaacattaaagcacggagacatgtagAGCCACTTGGACATGAGCAGAATAGTGCCCCTTTAAATCAAAAGGATGAGGGCCACCAGATGAAAACAATGTGATCTGAATTATGGAGGGTTTTTTTGGTGTGGGGTTTAAGTCGAAAATAAGAATTCTTATTTTCTTATAAATCTCAGAATGTTTGACTAATAAGAACCTGAACATAAGAAGCGTTGCACCcctttaaatgattttgaatATGTCTCGCAGGCTGTGAGGAAACACTGCCTGACAAAGAGGTGGCTGCTGAGGATCATCACAGAGAGAGTAAGTCTCTCACTTCCAGATGAGAGGTTTATTGCTTTTGTTCAAAATGTCCTTTCCTGGTTTTCGAAGCTGCTTTACATCAAGTGACGTCATTTTCTGCACTCATCAGACTGTTCCTTTATTTGCATTTCCCCACTTTGTCATTATTTACACATGTTTATCTGATGGTAATCTGATGCTTGTGTCCCTTTAACTGGTtttataacaataaatacagaataagtTTCGACAATGATTGAATCTGTGTTTGAGCAGGAGAAGGATCTGGATGACCGAGCCTACAGGAATctgcaggagctggagaaaTACTCCGAGAACACGCAGTCCTCTTTAATATACCTGCTGCTGGAGTGCTTAGGTAAGGACAGGTGATACATACCTGTGCATTGCAGTACACATGCTACCATACCATTTAGTATGCTAAAAAGAGATTCAGTTTCCCAGTCTCTGTGGCTCTAAAACTGACATCCAGAGAAAAGTTTGGTCTCATTTTGAACCAGAGCATGTCCAGATTAATTCCATACCTGATTTGTGATTATCCACTCATGTTTTGCACAATGCAAGATGAATAAATACCAGTTTGTTGTCTTCTTTGCTGACATCTTTACTGTAAGGGACAATAGAGCGGTGCAGGTGTGACGACACAGAAGTGCGTCTCCCCTGTTCCCTGCACAAAGATCCAATGAGATTTTCCACACTGATTAACAACCGCcgttttttaaattcaccagtggggtattgACTGACGTAGCATAGAACacaaatctcttcagcttgtgttaaccacagaccgtatttcaggataacaaccaaaaacacaatcagaaaaCCTTCCTTTTAGGTGAGGGGACAGGAAGTAAGGAAagctaatttccaggttttctgactcattcctgcacctgtCGATTGAGATACTCTTCTATGGTTAtgaagagaaagggagacacacgtgtttttttcttcagggGTAACAAACGTTCATGCAGACCACGCGGCAAGTCACATCGGGAAAGCTCAGGGAATCGTGACGTGTTTGAGAGCGACTCCTCATCACAGCGGCCGGAGGAAAGTCTACCTCCCCATGGACATCTGCATGCTGGTGAGTCACCGTGATGTGAACACTGTTAGACAGGTAAAGGCAGACTTGGCATATAGATGTCAAGGAAAAGAGCCACAACAGAAAGCCAGTTATATCACAAATTCGATGGTTTTGATATCTTTTCATCCTCAAGGACTTCTGAAGGTACTGACCACATTTGAAGTCTATTGGATTTAGGCGGAGGAGTCTGTGAAGTACGGAGCTGGAAAATAGCACACTAAATGAAAAATGACCGACTTCCTGTTGGATTTATGGACCTCCTCCAAAAGGCTTTTTTGTATGTCTCTACATGATACATATACCTATGAAATGTCACACCTGTAGGGGAAGTTTAAAGTTGGGGGCTTTTACTTTAAAAGGTGTTGAGGGGGCGTGGCTTACCTAAGCAAATTGTCCGCCAAGCCAAAGCAAGTTCATTCATCCATTTGATTAACTTCTTATCCTGAAGGTCTTAAGAATATGACCAAGTTGTTATTGAGAAATAATACTTGAGATATTTGGGTTCAATCCGTTCCATGTTTTAACTCCGATTATCGATAGACTGCGATTCAGAGGTTGCTGTGTAGAGCGTTCTCACAAAGGGTTGGTTTGACTGGTTGAGTGCGTGCTGACTTTCATTGGAATTGTTTTGAGAgaactgggattttagcctctgcagaccatttacatgcactaaaacctatagaacacactgcaggagagggaaaactcCA
Proteins encoded:
- the ndufaf6 gene encoding NADH dehydrogenase (ubiquinone) complex I, assembly factor 6 isoform X2, producing MNIAETSAEKTAQINEKICLDLVRSRDYDGFVSSLLLPEEARRSSLALRAFNVELAQVKDSVSQKSIGLMRMQFWRTAIEEIYRDDPPNQPVSAELWRAVRKHCLTKRWLLRIITEREKDLDDRAYRNLQELEKYSENTQSSLIYLLLECLGVTNVHADHAASHIGKAQGIVTCLRATPHHSGRRKVYLPMDICMLHGASQEDFIRGSREQNIRDVAYDIASQAHVHLQHARSFSHNVPEAAHLAFLQTVVLEDYLQRVRRADFDIFNPSLKKRNPLLPIQLYLRSWKKSY
- the ndufaf6 gene encoding NADH dehydrogenase (ubiquinone) complex I, assembly factor 6 isoform X4 — translated: MWSWLRQVKDSVSQKSIGLMRMQFWRTAIEEIYRDDPPNQPVSAELWRAVRKHCLTKRWLLRIITEREKDLDDRAYRNLQELEKYSENTQSSLIYLLLECLGVTNVHADHAASHIGKAQGIVTCLRATPHHSGRRKVYLPMDICMLHGASQEDFIRGSREQNIRDVAYDIASQAHVHLQHARSFSHNVPEAAHLAFLQTVVLEDYLQRVRRADFDIFNPSLKKRNPLLPIQLYLRSWKKSY
- the ndufaf6 gene encoding NADH dehydrogenase (ubiquinone) complex I, assembly factor 6 isoform X1 translates to MAAGISAKHGLLSRKTSLFLTVHRQISASSVCLHRAETSAEKTAQINEKICLDLVRSRDYDGFVSSLLLPEEARRSSLALRAFNVELAQVKDSVSQKSIGLMRMQFWRTAIEEIYRDDPPNQPVSAELWRAVRKHCLTKRWLLRIITEREKDLDDRAYRNLQELEKYSENTQSSLIYLLLECLGVTNVHADHAASHIGKAQGIVTCLRATPHHSGRRKVYLPMDICMLHGASQEDFIRGSREQNIRDVAYDIASQAHVHLQHARSFSHNVPEAAHLAFLQTVVLEDYLQRVRRADFDIFNPSLKKRNPLLPIQLYLRSWKKSY
- the LOC134862271 gene encoding N-acetylglucosamine-1-phosphodiester alpha-N-acetylglucosaminidase-like, which gives rise to MATSSASLQRWRLLMVLTGLQVWQLGITKARVSTDVDVLLPYAKGHGPTHSHRHVRDCQSVTYGTKTFETWPSSSQNTLPVAQSSVFISDMPGGAVNSRWVYGHVTVVRDPLRTLSVLEPGGPGGCEKSPRVTVEETVAPAGCLYAQNAGFFNITSDECLGNVVSDGWMVRDSRGVQNAQFGIRKDGTLVFGYLSQEDVLDQSNPFEQLVSGVVWLLRNGEVYINQSLKAECDEIVDIELFGDFVDVRSARTAVGHDVNGNVVLFHVDGQTHKRGMSLWEVADFLKNNGVINAINLDGGGSSSFVANGTLASYPPDTCKPDGRWRCARPVSTVLCVHRPRCQPADCGGHGHCEDGGCRCEEGWQGPACDSLLCRPPACGPHGVCTANGCLCAAGWRGELCSKICPAGFYGLSCAEKCQCEEQCACDPQTGSCGSANNSTSSREAVQSGRRRQEEAYGHEPYLTEQTWLIITVTLASLLLIRLLAHCLRATRRLLLSRYSYSQVPLSDVKGEAASSGSCFL
- the ndufaf6 gene encoding NADH dehydrogenase (ubiquinone) complex I, assembly factor 6 isoform X3; the encoded protein is MGTGRDIIGGRNLRIYTYEYSGDQRGKNSSNQREDLPGPGQVKDSVSQKSIGLMRMQFWRTAIEEIYRDDPPNQPVSAELWRAVRKHCLTKRWLLRIITEREKDLDDRAYRNLQELEKYSENTQSSLIYLLLECLGVTNVHADHAASHIGKAQGIVTCLRATPHHSGRRKVYLPMDICMLHGASQEDFIRGSREQNIRDVAYDIASQAHVHLQHARSFSHNVPEAAHLAFLQTVVLEDYLQRVRRADFDIFNPSLKKRNPLLPIQLYLRSWKKSY